A portion of the Actomonas aquatica genome contains these proteins:
- a CDS encoding ATP-binding protein: protein MSAPASSPLHETPRLASLRGKILLTVGGTCFLAIVIASLALFAHETVNQRDRFRDDMEALARIVADYAVGPISFGDENGMRDALAVLQTRQEIIEAELQNSDGTVLHRFGTSEADEEMEAPANGEISNFAGWQLVIRYPLSYRGEDYGDLVLVADYQPIFLSTVKSFLPALFTLLALTLLIIGPIIWILAGLLLKGLNRLATSAAHIAETADYSIRAPESGEDEVGQLTRTFNAMLDKLMAADSDLRDTNEALNKEIAERARLEKALVESSRYAGMAEVATGVLHNVGNVLNSVNVSAQVVRERLEGSRISTLQRTVQLLAPHREDPSGFYANDPKAKLLPRFLTEIHQNLAEENRLIREEMVALNTNIEHIKEVVSAQQSLARSAGVEENLIASMLLEDAMRIHIASSKRHDIHFETENPEELRLVADRHATLQILVNLVSNAMHAVKRLGRDRRRVELSTRRDGDAIQFVVRDHGVGIATENLDRIFQHGFTTREDGHGFGLHSGALAAKRMGGALSVHSEGLDRGATFVLSLPSNPSVALRDRAKRSPNAPSPTPQPAPAAAASAAPAKDSTS from the coding sequence ATGAGTGCCCCGGCCTCCTCCCCCCTGCATGAGACTCCCCGCCTGGCTTCGCTGCGGGGCAAGATCCTGCTGACCGTCGGCGGCACCTGCTTCCTGGCCATCGTCATCGCCTCACTCGCCCTCTTCGCCCACGAAACCGTCAACCAACGGGACCGTTTCCGCGACGACATGGAGGCCCTCGCCCGCATCGTGGCCGACTACGCCGTGGGTCCCATCTCCTTCGGTGACGAAAACGGCATGCGCGACGCCCTCGCCGTGCTCCAGACCCGACAGGAAATCATCGAGGCCGAACTCCAGAACTCCGACGGAACGGTCCTCCACCGCTTCGGCACCAGCGAAGCCGACGAAGAAATGGAGGCACCGGCAAACGGCGAGATCTCCAACTTTGCCGGCTGGCAACTCGTCATCCGCTACCCCCTCAGCTACCGCGGCGAAGACTACGGTGACCTCGTGCTGGTGGCCGACTACCAGCCGATCTTCCTCTCCACCGTGAAGAGCTTCCTCCCGGCGCTCTTCACCCTGCTGGCGCTCACCCTGCTCATCATCGGCCCGATCATCTGGATCCTCGCCGGCCTCCTCCTCAAAGGCCTCAACCGCCTCGCCACCAGCGCCGCCCACATTGCCGAAACCGCCGATTACAGCATCCGCGCCCCCGAGTCCGGTGAAGACGAGGTCGGACAACTCACCCGCACCTTCAACGCCATGCTCGATAAGCTCATGGCCGCCGACAGCGACCTGCGCGACACCAACGAAGCCCTGAACAAGGAGATTGCCGAACGCGCCCGCCTTGAAAAAGCCCTCGTTGAATCGTCCCGCTACGCCGGCATGGCCGAGGTCGCCACCGGCGTGCTCCACAATGTCGGCAACGTGCTCAACTCCGTCAACGTCTCCGCCCAGGTCGTGCGCGAACGCCTCGAAGGTTCCCGCATCAGCACCCTCCAACGCACGGTGCAACTGCTCGCCCCCCACCGTGAGGACCCCTCCGGTTTTTACGCCAACGACCCCAAGGCCAAGCTCCTCCCCCGCTTCCTCACCGAGATCCACCAAAACCTCGCCGAGGAGAACCGCCTCATCCGCGAGGAGATGGTCGCCCTCAACACCAACATCGAACACATCAAGGAAGTCGTCTCCGCCCAACAGAGCCTCGCTCGTTCCGCCGGGGTGGAAGAAAACCTCATCGCCTCGATGCTGCTCGAGGATGCCATGCGCATCCACATCGCGTCCTCCAAGCGCCACGACATTCACTTCGAGACCGAAAACCCCGAGGAACTGCGCCTCGTCGCCGACCGCCACGCCACCCTCCAAATCCTGGTCAACCTCGTCAGCAACGCCATGCACGCCGTCAAGCGCCTCGGCCGCGACCGCCGCCGCGTGGAGCTCTCCACCCGCCGCGACGGCGACGCCATCCAGTTTGTGGTTCGCGATCACGGCGTCGGCATCGCCACCGAAAACCTCGACCGCATTTTCCAACACGGCTTCACCACCCGCGAGGACGGCCACGGCTTCGGCCTGCACAGCGGCGCCCTCGCCGCCAAACGCATGGGCGGCGCCCTCTCCGTGCACAGCGAAGGCCTCGACCGCGGCGCCACCTTCGTGCTCAGCCTGCCCTCCAACCCCTCCGTCGCCCTCCGCGACCGCGCCAAACGCTCGCCCAACGCCCCCTCCCCGACGCCGCAGCCCGCTCCCGCTGCCGCTGCCTCCGCCGCTCCTGCCAAGGATTCGACATCATGA
- a CDS encoding YfiR family protein gives MPALLPVLRCCLHARPRHVPGGRAWLGLFLFALLPLTTSAQGLEYRVKAGFIFNFAKFVQWPEETLPASVPLRIGVWGPTSVYDTIATNLAGKEVDGHPLAIFPFDAEIEAPHLLFVHADAEPIPPDLLQRLSLAHTLIIGESPNFASRYGVIGLVPRGDSLRFQINVAAAKRAQLTLSGQLARLAEIVKDHP, from the coding sequence ATGCCTGCCCTGCTTCCGGTTCTGCGTTGCTGCCTTCACGCTCGCCCGCGCCACGTGCCCGGAGGACGCGCGTGGCTCGGCCTCTTCCTCTTTGCCCTGCTGCCTCTCACGACCTCGGCCCAGGGTCTCGAATACCGCGTTAAGGCCGGCTTCATTTTCAATTTCGCCAAGTTCGTGCAATGGCCCGAGGAAACCCTCCCCGCCTCCGTGCCGCTGCGCATCGGCGTCTGGGGACCCACGTCCGTTTACGATACCATCGCCACCAATTTGGCGGGCAAAGAGGTCGACGGACACCCCCTTGCCATTTTTCCCTTCGACGCCGAGATTGAAGCTCCCCACCTCCTCTTCGTTCACGCCGACGCCGAACCCATCCCCCCCGACCTGCTGCAACGCCTTTCTCTAGCTCATACCCTGATCATCGGTGAATCGCCCAACTTCGCCTCCCGCTACGGCGTGATCGGCTTGGTGCCCCGCGGCGATTCCCTCCGCTTTCAAATCAACGTCGCCGCCGCCAAACGCGCCCAACTCACCCTCAGCGGTCAGCTCGCCCGCCTCGCCGAAATCGTCAAGGACCACCCATGA
- a CDS encoding TonB-dependent receptor plug domain-containing protein encodes MSDYRTTRWGRLVLVLTAATVAALPVARAQFTDFTTMDLADLSYVRITSLGRTEHTLVDYPAAATVLVSEDIDRLGVLTLADTLRGVPGLQVARIDPFHFAVSARGFNDNTVNKMLVVADGRSLHDGTFSGTNWGMQDMLLGDLDRIEVLRGPGASLWGANAMNGFINIVSKPVRETFGTHAALAVGEDQLGMAEVRHGWSLSNRTAARVYAKVQHQEADASTLPFIGIHEWQTALAGTRVEHSVTDDRQLTVIAEWRELDANGESFLPTLVPPYRDSLPEDRHARAGNISLEWQQPLPLWNGGLKFNAGFDHLRDRRDTLSEERNTVTADLQAKLYPLPGHELLTGLTYRRTLDHLSSNTIFSFSDPSDTVTFFGAFVQDEFDPIPDRLRLTVGAKLEQNSYSGWEFQPSLRAIWALHPEHRLWAAISKAARTPSRAEHGVDYFSSVVPANPPYIPLPVATHIRGSEDFSSEYLTAFEVGYRYAPHPRLTLEATYYYNDYTDLRGFYTGTVTPVFAAPVPHFAVDVPTSNDVVGHTKGGEINLTWQAAPSLRFETSYSWMHMNLTDQTNVGDEISGFSVELYELSTPSHTTRAQASWSPHPDWDLDLGWQQVGSLESGLVPTYDALHVRLAWTPHPAWRIELIGRDLLDAQHREYAEIFSREVQPNLSRSLYLRLTFQR; translated from the coding sequence TTGTCGGACTATCGCACCACCCGCTGGGGCCGACTGGTGCTCGTCCTGACCGCCGCCACCGTCGCGGCATTGCCGGTCGCTCGCGCCCAGTTCACCGACTTCACCACGATGGATTTGGCCGACCTGTCCTACGTGCGCATCACCTCTCTCGGCCGGACCGAACATACCCTCGTCGACTACCCCGCCGCCGCCACCGTGTTGGTGAGTGAAGACATCGACCGCCTCGGGGTGCTCACTCTGGCCGATACGCTCCGCGGCGTGCCGGGCCTGCAGGTCGCCCGCATCGATCCTTTCCACTTCGCCGTCAGTGCCCGTGGTTTCAACGATAACACGGTGAACAAAATGTTGGTCGTGGCCGATGGCCGTTCCCTCCACGACGGCACCTTCAGCGGCACCAACTGGGGCATGCAAGATATGCTCCTCGGCGACCTTGATCGCATCGAGGTGTTGCGTGGCCCGGGCGCATCACTGTGGGGCGCCAACGCCATGAACGGTTTCATCAACATCGTCTCCAAACCCGTGCGCGAGACGTTCGGCACCCACGCCGCCCTCGCCGTCGGCGAAGATCAGCTCGGTATGGCCGAGGTGCGCCATGGTTGGAGCCTCAGCAACCGCACCGCCGCCCGGGTCTACGCCAAGGTCCAACACCAGGAAGCCGACGCCTCCACCCTGCCCTTCATCGGCATCCACGAATGGCAGACCGCCCTCGCTGGCACCCGCGTCGAACACAGTGTGACCGACGACCGCCAGCTTACCGTCATCGCCGAATGGCGCGAACTGGATGCCAATGGCGAGAGCTTCTTGCCGACACTCGTGCCCCCCTACCGCGACTCCCTGCCCGAAGACCGTCACGCCCGCGCCGGCAACATATCACTCGAATGGCAACAACCCCTGCCGCTCTGGAACGGCGGACTCAAATTTAACGCCGGTTTCGACCATCTGCGCGACCGCCGCGACACGCTCAGCGAGGAACGCAATACTGTCACCGCCGACCTGCAGGCCAAACTCTATCCGTTGCCCGGCCATGAGCTGCTGACCGGCCTGACCTACCGCCGCACCCTCGATCACCTCTCCTCCAACACCATCTTCAGCTTCAGCGATCCGAGCGACACCGTCACCTTCTTTGGCGCGTTTGTGCAGGACGAATTTGACCCCATCCCCGATCGCCTGCGCCTCACCGTCGGCGCCAAGCTCGAGCAGAACTCCTATTCCGGTTGGGAATTCCAACCCTCCCTGCGCGCCATCTGGGCACTGCACCCCGAACACCGACTGTGGGCCGCCATCTCCAAGGCCGCCCGCACGCCCAGCCGCGCCGAACACGGCGTCGACTATTTCAGCTCCGTCGTGCCGGCCAACCCGCCCTACATCCCGCTGCCCGTGGCCACCCACATCCGCGGCTCCGAAGACTTTTCCAGCGAATACCTGACCGCGTTCGAAGTCGGCTACCGCTACGCCCCACACCCCCGGCTCACCCTCGAGGCCACGTATTACTACAACGACTACACCGACCTGCGTGGGTTCTACACCGGCACGGTGACGCCTGTGTTCGCCGCCCCGGTCCCCCACTTCGCGGTCGACGTGCCCACCTCCAACGACGTCGTCGGACACACCAAAGGCGGCGAGATCAACCTCACGTGGCAAGCCGCGCCCAGCCTGCGCTTCGAAACCTCCTACTCCTGGATGCACATGAACCTCACCGACCAAACCAATGTCGGTGACGAGATCTCAGGCTTCTCGGTCGAGCTCTACGAACTGAGCACGCCCTCCCACACCACGCGAGCACAGGCCAGTTGGTCGCCGCACCCGGACTGGGACCTTGACCTGGGCTGGCAACAAGTCGGGTCCCTCGAAAGCGGACTGGTGCCCACCTACGATGCGCTCCACGTGCGACTCGCGTGGACCCCTCACCCGGCTTGGCGCATCGAACTAATCGGCCGCGATCTGCTCGACGCTCAACATCGCGAATACGCCGAAATCTTTTCCCGCGAAGTCCAACCCAACCTCAGCCGCAGTCTCTACCTCCGGCTCACCTTCCAACGCTGA